The Malus domestica chromosome 10, GDT2T_hap1 nucleotide sequence GATGGGGAAAAATCGAACCCATTAGCggagtgaagagaaatatcaaatCTTTATACAGATTCTAGACAAAATCATGTAAAGGGTCAGTTTGGCTGCCGAGAAAATTACCATAGTTTAGAAATTACCGCATGGGATTATTCAGATGGGTCCTTTGCATTTCACGTAtaacaagaacaaaaagaaagcGAAGGGCACAAAATTGGTTTTCTTTATCTAGGTTATTTTCCATAATTTTcccatcaaacaaacaaatcttAACACATATGATCGGAGTATATGGGTATAGAGCGAGAGAGATACCAAATGGGGCACTTGAGTTCTCTGCCGATCTTCTCGAGGTGGGCCGGAGGAGTCTCCATTTTCCTTTGCTGTTTGCTTTGATCAGAGAGATTGGTTGAACGCAGCGGCAGATCTAGAAGACGAAGCTTCGGCGTTTGAAATTAAGCCGCCAAAATCTCCCGAGCTTACGCGCTCGTCTTCGCACTTGTGGCgggtttttcaaaattttcgacTTAAGGGCTTGTTTGGATTAACGGATTCGAATGCACTATTTCCTCCCTTCTTCTTTTGTCTTTCCTTTTTCGTCTTTTTCGAATATCCATTAAATTGTACACCAGGGCTAAACTGGGAGAAATTCTTAGATCCGGCATCCGGACCACCTTCCATCCTAAAgctgaacaagaaaaaaaatagaggtTTAATGAAAAGTTcgcggtactgtttactttaacgaaaaatcacattttcacgctaaaaagtcaaatctagtattatttattttaccttttattttgtcattatcgttaaaacttaaaattttctcacttttttcattagtttttctaaaaaaaaatcctacGCCCAGGCCCACCCTCTCTCTCGTCTCACATCACCCTCGTACCGTACACCGCACTCAAGACCCTCTCATAAATTGgactttatttttctatttccgttgctagaaaaaaaaaataaggagaaAAAATAAAGTAATGATTTCAACGCACCTTTTTTATCATGTGCACTCCCTGTTATTCTTGACCTTCAATTTTACTTTTATTGTTCAATCTAACGATCATGAAACTAGAAACGTGTGTTTGAGATGGGAAATGTGTGCAAAAAGCACTACTCATAAAGCCTATACCATTTTCTTATACAAATTGTTGTATcattatttaatataattttttttattacaaacgaAATTTACACTGATCTAAACTAAAAAGAGAGGGTAGAGTTTAAACTTAAAACGTAGTGTGTTGAAGATGAAGACTCCAAGCACCACTTGCAtaaacttttctttttataGGCATTGCCAAAACAAATTTCATCAGATATAAATAGCTATATATGCAAAAGAAAAACCATATAGGAAGAATATTAACAATTTAGCATAAACTTCATCACCAAAGGCCATTTCATACACTTCAGagcttttgataaatgaaatatgtttatgacaatttttctttcaaaaaagattattattattattaatcaaGAGGAGGGGGAGTTTCGAACTCGCGATGCAGGACAAAAACACAACACCTTATCTACTAAGATATTGGACCACATGCAAAAATAATGTCACTAGAAAGCATCCATTGTTTTCCAGGACTGATCGTTTTCCTATGCACCACAGATTGGCAGCAAATGTCTGACAAAGTCCGGGCAAAAAGCGGCCAAACTTTGCATGTCAAATGCAAACCTTCAATGGCAGCTTCATCCCTTGCCGTGCGGCTCGTGCCACACCTCTTTATCGTTCCAGGTTGACAAATATGAAACAACTTGCTGCAGATGTTACCAGTAATATCTACAAGAACAAGAACCATCTCTAAAATGGTGAAACCGACTACGATCCCTCACAACAATCTCCCGGTCATAAACCTTCGATACGAGTTTAATTGCCAGATGACAATCTGCGCaaactctcaaattcttccAAATCCTAATCGGCATCCCTGGTGCAGTATTAAGGAGCATAAATGCAATTGCGATATTTTCACTATGATAGGACAAAGCATTTTCCTTTTCCTCCTCCTCTATGTCTGCAAGAACATTTGTTGTATGAGGCACATACCCTTCCAGTTTCAACAATCGTGTGATATCTGCTAGCATTGCGTATATCTCTTCACTTTGTGGATGAGATCTGTCACCCATAGTGAACTCACAAATACAATTCCTCAGCTCAACAATACTGTACCCGGGAGTTTTCCTCACCCCTTCACTAAACATTGTCCTCCTCACCTTTTGAACATCTAACCAACGGCGTTCAGATGCGTAGAGATTGGATAGGAGCACATAATCCCCACTATGTCCGGGCTCTAACTCTCGAATGTGCGCTCTTGCAGTCTCTCCAAGGGCGAGCTGCCCGTGTATCGTGCACGCTCCTAATAAGGTCCTCCAAATAACAGCATTTGGCTGCACAGGCATATTCATAATGTATTCGTATGCTTCTTTTACTGAGCCTGCTTCTTTTGGGAGCATCGGATCATGCTTGTGTGAGAAAAAAAGGGATTCCTATGGCTTCAAATAATAAGTAGAACCCAATTCCTAATAATTCTATTTAGTATGTGGAGAGATTtgtgggaaagctttcggtgaAATGCCTGATTATGACAGTTCTCGTACTGGATGAAAGTAGCTTGGTACTAAAATACAGGAAGTACCATACTTATATACttcactaaaaaaaatttatgtaagACGTTTCTTCACATTCTCACAATCGGTACCCTCGCCCGATGCATTATTTATGTCACTTGAAATAAACCTCACGTCCAAAGGGATCATTACTATACTTGTAATCACAAGTCATATAAGTGAAACATTATATTCTCTCGGTCACACTCATAAAAAATTGCTTTGGGTTAAAACCATGGCTTCATGGAGATAACTGCATGTCCACAATACTAAGGCAAAGTAGAATATCAAAGTGCTGCGACTAGGGGTgtgttcaaaaaatcgaaaacaaaaaaaaaatcagatctaACACTGAACCAAAACCGaaaaatcaaaaactaaaaaaaaatttgaaccgaaaaagaaaaaccaaaccgaaccttATTGGTTCGTTTCGATTTTGGAGGTTCGGAAACCAAATCAACCCAaattattttacactttatgaatGTATGCCCATAATGTTTCTTTTGTGAAACTTTGTTGCCAAGTTTGGAACTAAACCTAGGGCTTTTTCAAGAAGCACTACTACAATATATGCTATCACCGTCGGAGTCAAAACCGACAAGAAATCAGATTTCTGTCGCAATTTTGGAAAAAATGCGACATAAAACAATGTAATGTCGCATTTTCAAAGCGACACTATTGCTAGCGTCACGAAAGGGCTTTAGCGTCGGTTTGGTGGCTTAAACCGACACTACATAGCGTCGCTTTAAAGCGACACTAAACTAACGTCGGTTTAAAGCGACGCATACTTACACGTTACGTCGCTTTAAGGAAACGTTCATTAGCAATTTAATTGTAAAATATAATTCCTACTGTCGCTTTTAAATGACactgaaataatattaaatcaaTTTAATATCCCATAAACCGACGCcaaataacaattaaataaataaaatatgcaacCGAATAACGGTCTTAACCGACACCACCtttgttaataataataaaaaaaaacacacaaatcGCATTCTTCTTCGATTCATTGTAACAGaaaaattttatataattatattaattaatttcaaggtcaaaaaaaaaacattaataaaaataattaaaaaaaaagtctgCCAACATacacaatattgtccatacattaatgaaaataattaacaataaaaataatgtcaaaatatacaaaaacCCATCCGTCATAACAACTACTAAATCCGACATTACAAACAtaacataaaaaacaaaaaagatagaACGATTAAAGTATCATATTTAACCGACAAAAAAGCGAACCAAATAAACTACGGAACCGAATCTGCGCCTGAACGTGGCACAGATCCTTCTCGCCCTTGAGGTCCTATATTTGATGCCAACATCCTCGACAAGTCCACATCAGATCCAACACCCGCAAGCATTTCAGCAAACCCCCCAGCTGGAAATTCAGGACAAGGCGCAGCCATCTCGGGTCGATATACTGGCACTTGATAAGGCGGCTCCTGCATGTAAGGCATGGGAGGCTGCTGCATGTATGGCATAGGCGGCTGCTGCATGTATGGCGTGGGCTGCATAGGCAGCGGATACATAGGATACGGAGGTTGCTGATTATAGCCAGCATAAGGATATGCAGGGGGCGGCTGACTTTGACCCGACTGTTGAGGAGGAGGCTGACTCTGGCCTGACTGTTGGGTTCCCGGGCTAAACGGTGGTTGTGGTTGTGCTTGTGGCTGAAATCTTTGGAAAAGCCACGCAAACAACTGACTTTGCTTGTTCTCTAGGTCCGAAATCCGTTTATTGTTATTTTCGTCCCTCAATTTCaactcattattttgagtcatcagCAATGCGATTGCACTGTTAGATGACCTCTTGGAGGAAATTGATGTAGAAGACGAAGAAGATGCATAGGAAACCATATCAGGAGTCACCCCATGACCGTATCCTCTGACTCTATTATACCTCTCAGGACCCATTGTGTCAACATACACTTGGGTCCTAAGATCTTCATTATCCTCTTGCCCCGACTGAATCAAAGTTTGCAGATTGCTCTCCATTGTTGCCTAGcattacaatttttaaaaagaaaaattcaatcgTAAAACAGAACAATAAGCTATAGATAATAAAtttgaataataatgaaatacCAACACAGTAAAATAAATTACCCCTGTACGCTCCGATTCTTCATCAATCCAAGCTTCATTTTTTCGTGTATGACATTCACGAAAAAAGGTTACAGGATCAGCTTCTTTCCCATGTTTCTTCCGctttaccaaaaataaaatttcacacaAACAATTTTAGGCTAACCtcgttaaaattaaaatttataactattgaatatttaaaataacatttcttCAAATGGTACAATCCATACATATTCTTGCCGCTTTCTTGCAAAAGATTTTGTACCAGTAGTATGGttcattgttttcttttgcCGATTAATCTTGTTTTTTTCAGCAACCtcctgaaaataaaaataaaaaaattattacacaAATTTATAGTTATAACGAAATAAACTACATCGTTTACCTTTGTTTTATCTCCACTCCAGTATGCCAACAAATTACCCCACTGGGTAGGATTCACATCAGGAGGAGGCTGGGGACGCTCCTCTGCAGCTCTGTtggtataatattttttttttaacttatttctGTACTCCTTATGTGCATGCTCAGCAACCTTAAGCGTCATAAAGCGGATCAAAGGCAATCTTGGTATATCAGCATCTTCAAAAACAATATTTCCCTAcatccataaaataaaaaataaaaaaaataaatcaaccaAGTCAAATATTATAACAATCATTGAATTATTCTTtcattttctaataaaaatataaatacctATACCTTAATTCTATTCCAAAAAGCTTCCTTATCTACATCCTTAATCTTACGCCAATGCTTCGCCAATGGGAGAATTCTGTGGTCTCTAACCTCCGATGCCACATATTTTGAAAATGCACTAGAGTTATCACTAACGCATTTTCCAGACATATCAAACGAACAAAGCTGTTTCGTCCATTTGGGAACTGAGGGTCCTCGCCTCCGTTGAGAAGTTCCTTGTTCATAACAAAACCACAgttaaaacaaaccaaaaaagttGGAAACAGATGTAAACTTTCAGTTTATAAGGATAATAGAAgattaaacacaaaaaaaaaaaaaaaaacgaatccaATAATAATGTAGAAAAATAACCAGCTTCGACCTCCTCCCCTTCCACATGAAGTTCCTCATCACGTTGAGAATCACAACTACTATCCATAGCAAAACCAAAGGAAGAAGTGCGGAAATAGGAGTGAAGGGAGTGAAGGGAGTGAAGGGAGTGAAATGGGGAGTGAAATGAGAGAGACGGAAATAGGTCGTAGAACCTTAAATATGCCAAAAAAATTAGCGTCGAAATATGCAACTATTACGTCGCTTCAAAGCGACACCACCTCTGCAACATTTTTGACTAGCGTCGAAATAGGGTAACATTGAGTCGCTTCAAAACGACGTTAGGTCTGACAGATTTAAATAGCGTCGAAATAGAGGCTAATTGCGTCGATTTGAACCGACGTTATTCTGACAGACAGTAATTGCAGTGGCCTCGGAATTGGACGTGCGAATGTGACCGAGGCTTCGAAATATGGGCATATTGCGTCGCTTAAAACCGACGTTATAGTCTGACATTTCTAACTAGCGTCGAAATAGAGAACAATgacgtcggttttaaccgacgttATTCTGACAGACATTAATTGCAGTGTCCTCGGAATTGGACGTGCGAAAGAACCGAGGCATAGAAATAAATGCCTGCGTCGAAACAATAACTGGTtgcgtcggtttaaaccgacgtaTAATACAAGGCGTCGAAATAATAAGTGGTTGTGTCGAAATAATAAGTATTTACGTCGATTAAAACCGACGCCACTACTTATTATTTCGACGCAACTATTTATTATTTCGATGCTTCGGTTCTTTCGCACGTCCAATTCTTCCGATCCATTTCCCCGTGCAAAAAAACCGGGAAAATTCCCgcccaacaaaaaaataaaaaaaag carries:
- the LOC139188704 gene encoding uncharacterized protein, which produces MDSSCDSQRDEELHVEGEEVEAGTSQRRRGPSVPKWTKQLCSFDMSGKCVSDNSSAFSKYVASEVRDHRILPLAKHWRKIKDVDKEAFWNRIKGNIVFEDADIPRLPLIRFMTLKVAEHAHKEYRNKLKKKYYTNRAAEERPQPPPDVNPTQWGNLLAYWSGDKTKEVAEKNKINRQKKTMNHTTGTKSFARKRQEYRKKHGKEADPVTFFRECHTRKNEAWIDEESERTGATMESNLQTLIQSGQEDNEDLRTQVYVDTMGPERYNRVRGYGHGVTPDMVSYASSSSSTSISSKRSSNSAIALLMTQNNELKLRDENNNKRISDLENKQSQLFAWLFQRFQPQAQPQPPFSPGTQQSGQSQPPPQQSGQSQPPPAYPYAGYNQQPPYPMYPLPMQPTPYMQQPPMPYMQQPPMPYMQEPPYQVPVYRPEMAAPCPEFPAGGFAEMLAGVGSDVDLSRMLASNIGPQGREGSVPRSGADSVP
- the LOC103435146 gene encoding pentatricopeptide repeat-containing protein At4g21065 yields the protein MPVQPNAVIWRTLLGACTIHGQLALGETARAHIRELEPGHSGDYVLLSNLYASERRWLDVQKVRRTMFSEGVRKTPGYSIVELRNCICEFTMGDRSHPQSEEIYAMLADITRLLKLEGYVPHTTNVLADIEEEEKENALSYHSENIAIAFMLLNTAPGMPIRIWKNLRVCADCHLAIKLVSKVYDREIVVRDRSRFHHFRDGSCSCRYYW